The Oleiphilus messinensis DNA segment GTACTGGTGACGATAATCGGAGGGGCCTGGATCCGCTTGAAGACGCTTTTTCGTATACAACCCGTAAACCAGTTCAAATCCTTCACAAATACCTCGGCATCATCCACCCCCCAACGGCGGATAAGGTCTGCAGAAATACCGAGATTTTGTTCCAGCGTTCCTTCCAGAAACCAATTGAGCATATGAACTGCATTGATTTTTTTGAAGCTGGTGAATGCTTCAATCATGGCGCAATGGTAGCCGAACTTGATGGGATCAACTTGATCGTGTTTCAGCTCGGCACTGGGGGCAATGGCATCCTCTGCGAACTCGAATAATGCGTTGGGGAAGAGAGACTCCGGAATGACCTCCTGTTTGAATATATCCCGATTAAGATAGCGGGCCAGGTCATACACTTCAGCTTTGGTCAGATCCGCAATGGGAGCGATAACCCCGCCCACATCGCCGTACAGGGTGGCATAACCCAACGCGACTTCAAGCTTGTTACCATTATTTGTGAACATCCGTCCGTAACGACCGGCGATATTGGAGAGAATCGATGTGCCGCGGATTTTGGCTTGTATGTTTTCATCGGATAACTGTTTCATCCATTCGGGAGAGTCAAACTGAGTGTCGAGCTTATCGAAAACAGGTTTGTGCGCGTTTACCAGGCTTTCAATGGGGAATTCCAGGTATTCAATGCCGAGTTGATTTGCAATATGTTTAGCCACGTTTCGTGTGGAGCTGCTGTTATATTGTGAAGGCATGTTTACGGCCCACACGGCATCTTTGCCCAGTGCCGCCGTCAGCAGTGTGACGACCACAGCACTATCGATGCCACCACTCAATCCAACTACAAATTCTGGATGTTCGGACCAGCCAAGCATATCCTTGAGGTATCGTAAACCACTGATAATGGCATGATACTTTTGTTCGATCTTACCAAACTCCTTGCGCTCGACCTGAAGCGTGGAAATTTTGCTATGATCGGCGATCAACAAATCCGGCGCAAAAAAGCGCTCACTCGTCAATGCGGGTTCGCCATTGGAATTATAAACCGTAGTACCCCCATCAAACGTGACGATATTTTTACCGTTATTCTGAGGGCCAACACTGTTTACGTAATAAAACGGCACGAAGGATTCGGGCATATCCTCAGTGAGGAAACGAATTCGTCGATCTCGGGCATCATGTTTGAGATAGGTCCAGGGCGAAGAGGAAATATTGACGATCAAATCCGCGCCATTGTGAACCAGAGAGCGTGTGATATTCAATGCTCTCCCGTCTTTTCGGTAATCCTGGCACCAGAGATCCTCGCACACTTCGAAACCAACCGGTGTCCGCCCACCACTTACCTCGATCAAATAGGGTTGAGCCAGTTTCTCCAAAGGGATGCCATGATCCTGAGAAACACTTTGTAGTGAGAAGAAATAGCGCTCATCGTCGAAAAATCGATAATTAGGCAGCAAGGTTTTGGGTTGAACCCCTTCTGGTAATAAATCAGTATTGGCAGCACGTTTCGCATACTCACCGTTCTGGACAATAATGACCGCATTATACATTCGCGTACGCCCGTCTTTGTTTGGATGCGGGTGATTATCTTCCAGTCGCTCATTGATGTGATCATCGACAAATGCACTGCCAAACGCTATTGCGATCCCGTCGCTCGCTAACCTCACCTTTTCGTTATAGGCCATCAGTTCGGCACAAAAACTACGATCCAGCCATTGATCGGATAGCAGGTAGCCTGAAAGACACATCTCTGGAAAAGCTATAAGATCAGCCGATTGGGCTTTTGCCTCGACGATCATGGCTAACATAGTCGAAAAATTTTGTTCCAAAGCGCCGGGGATGATGTGCATCTGTGCCAGTGCAACTCGCATAAGGTTCCTTTAAAAGTAATCTGAATATTGACGTTAAACTGTGTAATATTGTCCGGAATATGGCGCATTAAATCTACACTGAATGAGGCATAATCGGGACTATGGTGAAGGAAATTAACATCTCCCCTGCTTTGGTGAACGCAGGGACGCACGCTAATGACACACCGTTAACAGCGACTCAGGACACCGCAATAATTGCATCAGGCCTCAGTGATATCGAGCATTATCTGCAAGCGGCGACATCAGAAAATACCCGCCGGACCTACCGTTCTGCAATTCGCCAGTTCGAAAAATCGGGCGGACGCTTACCTGCAAATCGGGATAC contains these protein-coding regions:
- the nadE gene encoding NAD(+) synthase yields the protein MRVALAQMHIIPGALEQNFSTMLAMIVEAKAQSADLIAFPEMCLSGYLLSDQWLDRSFCAELMAYNEKVRLASDGIAIAFGSAFVDDHINERLEDNHPHPNKDGRTRMYNAVIIVQNGEYAKRAANTDLLPEGVQPKTLLPNYRFFDDERYFFSLQSVSQDHGIPLEKLAQPYLIEVSGGRTPVGFEVCEDLWCQDYRKDGRALNITRSLVHNGADLIVNISSSPWTYLKHDARDRRIRFLTEDMPESFVPFYYVNSVGPQNNGKNIVTFDGGTTVYNSNGEPALTSERFFAPDLLIADHSKISTLQVERKEFGKIEQKYHAIISGLRYLKDMLGWSEHPEFVVGLSGGIDSAVVVTLLTAALGKDAVWAVNMPSQYNSSSTRNVAKHIANQLGIEYLEFPIESLVNAHKPVFDKLDTQFDSPEWMKQLSDENIQAKIRGTSILSNIAGRYGRMFTNNGNKLEVALGYATLYGDVGGVIAPIADLTKAEVYDLARYLNRDIFKQEVIPESLFPNALFEFAEDAIAPSAELKHDQVDPIKFGYHCAMIEAFTSFKKINAVHMLNWFLEGTLEQNLGISADLIRRWGVDDAEVFVKDLNWFTGCIRKSVFKRIQAPPIIVTSTSAYGYDIRESQLPEISSGEHQALEQQVLARKNYWR